One window from the genome of Bacteroidota bacterium encodes:
- a CDS encoding gliding motility-associated C-terminal domain-containing protein → MKRLLHTLLVSAVIFGSALPVVAQQQTGCPGIPGACGYPAQQVQRSGPSQPAPQNGNGTLGQIYNFSKCGLGFVQASQRLGRRLPQPGVLQPATFAISGIPACAVIEQAYLWAEGSGTGMAQTATITNPANTTQAFPMALVGSGPDKCWGYAGSHTYRANVTSIISGNGNYIISGILTNPPTAGNDMDGATLMIIYSDPTATFTGTMIIHDGAVVVNGGTTTRTLTGMNVCQNVTAANATAFCMVGDIQMAGQNLTMNGTPAPFAWNWWNYVQVGTTLTTGQTTANYTLTSGGDCFNLCVIGMYYRTTCVPCTTSALAVAPTTTQATCNNCNGTATVNVTPAGSYNYSWAPSGGNAATATGLCPGTYTCTVSNACNTATVAVTITSNGGGLTVANTAQTNVDCFGNCVGAATVSVTGGNGPLTYSWAPNVSTSATASNLCAGTYVATVTDGAGCFDTETITITQPPLLTATPTQTDVLCFGGNSGSATITTSGGSGNNTYTWVPNAANTTNGNANTATALTATTYVATVTDANGCSATTTFTITEPPQLTVSVSSQPSTCNNSNGSVTATPSGGTGVSTYLWTPGNAVTQTVNNLPPGAYTVLVTDANGCTTTGGISVIATATPVVSISAITDVLCYNGNTGSATAVNNGGSPPFTCNWSNGDTTWTASNLPAGTYTLTVTDANGCVDTTSVTITQPAQLTSTQISADADCFGAATGTASMTGSGGTGAYTFTWVPAANSTVNGNTSNGNNMLAGTYVCTVTDANGCTDSQTITISEPSQMTVQMQSTPAYCNQANGYVNAIGAGGTGNLSYVWNPGNLAQQSSNTIPPGMYSVVVTDANNCTITDSVQVANTPGVILTANAPTSVSCYNGNDGAASVTASNGLGQYTYAWSPNVSTTNSASQLTAGSYVVVVFDSTGCSATTTVTVTQPVQLSVTATVNPIAVCAGQPVTLTASPFGGTPGYQAAWSPVNLTGLQPSFTPTASTPVTLTITDLNGCTASATTTITVNPLPTPQFAGDVLQGCAPHCVNFSELSGSGNWIWNWDFGDGNTGSGSGTPNHCYTQPGTYSVLLTLTDAVSGCSTTVSTPNYITVFANPVAGFSFTPTDPSMVNPNVFFTDASSGAASWVWSFGDLLNSSSTLQNPSFTYPAPGCYAITQTVTSADGCTDIATDSVCVAAEASLFIPNAFTPDGDGINDVFMPLGVGIDGTDYQFWIYDRWGNLIFFTDNPQTGWDGRANNGKDIAQIDTYVWRLKYSDVTGTKHNQLGHVSLIK, encoded by the coding sequence ATGAAGCGACTTTTACACACACTTTTAGTTTCAGCAGTAATTTTCGGATCTGCACTCCCCGTTGTAGCACAGCAACAAACCGGATGTCCGGGTATTCCCGGAGCCTGCGGTTATCCGGCACAGCAGGTACAACGCAGTGGCCCCTCACAGCCCGCGCCTCAGAATGGTAACGGTACGCTCGGTCAGATTTACAATTTTTCGAAATGCGGTTTGGGGTTTGTGCAGGCATCTCAACGTTTGGGCCGTCGATTGCCGCAGCCGGGTGTTTTGCAACCCGCTACATTCGCCATCAGTGGTATCCCGGCCTGTGCGGTAATTGAACAGGCCTATCTCTGGGCCGAAGGCTCAGGCACCGGCATGGCACAAACAGCCACCATTACCAATCCGGCCAACACCACGCAGGCCTTTCCGATGGCACTGGTGGGCAGCGGCCCCGACAAATGCTGGGGATATGCCGGTTCACATACATACCGTGCCAACGTTACTTCAATCATCAGCGGAAACGGAAACTACATCATCAGCGGTATTCTTACCAACCCGCCCACAGCCGGTAATGATATGGATGGTGCCACTCTTATGATTATTTACAGTGACCCCACCGCCACATTTACCGGCACCATGATCATTCACGACGGTGCCGTGGTTGTAAACGGCGGCACCACCACACGCACACTAACCGGCATGAACGTATGCCAGAATGTAACTGCCGCCAATGCAACAGCATTCTGCATGGTGGGCGATATTCAAATGGCCGGCCAGAACCTGACCATGAACGGCACACCGGCACCCTTTGCATGGAACTGGTGGAACTATGTACAGGTAGGCACTACACTTACCACCGGCCAGACCACCGCCAACTATACACTCACATCGGGGGGCGACTGTTTTAACCTGTGTGTAATCGGTATGTACTATCGTACAACCTGTGTACCGTGTACAACTTCCGCACTGGCGGTAGCGCCTACTACCACACAAGCTACCTGCAACAACTGCAACGGAACGGCTACTGTAAATGTCACGCCGGCGGGCAGCTACAACTATTCGTGGGCACCATCGGGCGGAAATGCGGCTACAGCTACAGGCTTATGCCCCGGCACATACACCTGTACGGTTTCCAATGCCTGCAACACGGCCACCGTAGCGGTTACTATTACTTCGAATGGCGGCGGGTTAACTGTAGCCAATACGGCACAAACCAATGTTGATTGTTTTGGCAACTGTGTAGGTGCCGCAACTGTTTCCGTTACGGGAGGTAACGGGCCGCTAACCTATTCGTGGGCACCAAACGTGAGTACCTCGGCCACCGCGTCGAATCTCTGCGCCGGAACCTATGTGGCCACTGTAACGGACGGTGCGGGATGCTTTGACACAGAAACAATTACAATTACACAACCTCCTCTGCTCACTGCCACACCCACGCAAACCGATGTGCTTTGCTTTGGCGGCAACAGTGGCTCGGCTACAATTACTACCAGCGGTGGTTCAGGTAACAACACCTACACGTGGGTGCCCAATGCGGCCAACACCACAAACGGCAATGCCAATACCGCCACTGCCCTTACGGCTACAACTTATGTAGCCACCGTTACCGATGCCAACGGCTGCTCGGCCACCACCACATTCACCATTACCGAACCACCACAACTTACGGTCAGCGTTAGTTCACAACCTTCCACCTGCAACAACAGTAACGGATCGGTTACTGCCACACCTTCGGGAGGAACCGGCGTGTCAACCTATTTATGGACACCCGGCAATGCAGTTACTCAAACGGTAAACAACCTTCCTCCGGGCGCATATACCGTACTGGTAACCGATGCCAATGGCTGTACCACCACCGGCGGTATTTCTGTAATTGCTACTGCCACTCCGGTGGTAAGCATAAGTGCAATAACGGATGTGCTTTGCTACAACGGCAACACAGGTTCGGCTACTGCTGTTAACAATGGGGGAAGTCCGCCCTTTACCTGCAACTGGAGCAATGGCGACACAACCTGGACAGCCAGCAACCTGCCCGCCGGTACTTATACGCTTACCGTTACGGATGCCAATGGTTGTGTGGACACCACATCTGTAACAATCACACAACCCGCACAACTCACCTCCACGCAAATATCGGCTGATGCTGACTGCTTTGGCGCGGCAACCGGCACAGCCAGCATGACCGGCAGCGGCGGAACCGGAGCCTATACATTTACCTGGGTGCCAGCCGCAAACAGCACTGTGAATGGCAATACATCAAACGGCAACAACATGCTGGCCGGCACGTATGTATGCACTGTTACCGATGCAAACGGCTGTACCGATTCGCAAACCATTACCATTTCAGAACCGTCGCAGATGACTGTGCAGATGCAATCCACACCGGCATACTGTAATCAGGCAAACGGTTATGTAAATGCCATTGGTGCGGGTGGCACCGGTAACCTCAGCTATGTATGGAATCCGGGCAACCTCGCCCAGCAATCGTCAAACACAATTCCCCCAGGCATGTACTCGGTAGTTGTTACTGATGCCAATAACTGCACCATTACCGACAGCGTGCAGGTTGCCAATACGCCCGGCGTAATTCTAACCGCCAATGCCCCCACATCGGTAAGCTGCTACAATGGCAACGACGGTGCCGCAAGCGTAACGGCCAGCAACGGACTTGGACAATACACCTATGCCTGGTCGCCCAACGTAAGCACCACCAACTCGGCCTCTCAACTTACAGCGGGCAGTTATGTGGTGGTGGTGTTTGACAGCACCGGCTGTTCGGCAACCACCACGGTAACGGTAACACAACCCGTACAGCTTTCGGTAACGGCTACTGTAAACCCGATTGCTGTTTGTGCAGGCCAGCCGGTAACACTCACCGCATCGCCCTTTGGCGGTACGCCCGGCTATCAGGCCGCATGGTCGCCGGTAAACCTTACCGGTTTGCAGCCCAGTTTTACGCCTACAGCCTCCACACCGGTAACCTTAACAATTACCGACCTCAATGGCTGCACCGCCTCGGCCACCACTACCATCACGGTTAACCCATTGCCCACTCCCCAGTTTGCCGGCGATGTACTGCAGGGGTGTGCTCCGCACTGCGTAAACTTCAGTGAACTCAGTGGATCAGGCAACTGGATCTGGAACTGGGATTTTGGCGATGGCAATACCGGAAGCGGTTCGGGCACACCTAACCATTGTTACACCCAGCCCGGCACTTACAGCGTGCTGCTTACACTTACCGATGCCGTATCGGGGTGCAGCACCACGGTTTCCACACCCAACTACATTACCGTTTTTGCCAACCCCGTTGCAGGTTTCAGCTTCACACCAACTGATCCGAGTATGGTGAATCCCAATGTATTCTTCACCGATGCATCATCCGGAGCCGCCAGCTGGGTATGGAGTTTCGGCGATCTGCTGAACTCATCTTCCACACTGCAAAATCCCTCATTTACTTATCCCGCACCCGGGTGTTACGCAATTACGCAAACCGTTACAAGCGCAGACGGATGCACCGATATCGCCACAGACAGTGTATGCGTAGCAGCTGAGGCCTCTTTGTTTATCCCCAACGCCTTCACACCCGATGGTGATGGTATTAATGATGTATTTATGCCGCTGGGGGTAGGAATTGATGGCACCGATTATCAATTCTGGATTTACGACCGTTGGGGCAATCTAATATTCTTTACAGATAACCCGCAAACCGGTTGGGATGGAAGAGCCAATAACGGTAAGGATATTGCACAGATAGATACTTATGTCTGGCGTTTGAAATATTCTGATGTAACCGGTACAAAACATAACCAGTTGGGCCACGTCTCGCTTATTAAATAA